A single Nicotiana tabacum cultivar K326 chromosome 5, ASM71507v2, whole genome shotgun sequence DNA region contains:
- the LOC107811432 gene encoding E3 ubiquitin-protein ligase AIRP2: MRKSFKDSLKALEADIQHANTLASDYPREYDGACLQMRLSYSPCAHIFLFLVQWSDCHLAGALGLLRILIYKAYEGGKTSMYICERKASIKQFYGVIFPSLLQLERGITDIEDRKQREICETKYRRGDEMNKGKLSEIEIEREEECGICMEMDTKVVLPSCNHSLCMKCYRNWHARSQSCPFCRDSLKRVDSGELWIYTNICDIKDLSAITRENMKRLLMYIEKLPVVYPDPTIVSYHPHY; this comes from the exons ATGAGGAAGTCTTTTAAAGATTCACTGAAAGCACTTGAAGCTGATATTCAGCATGCCAATACTCT GGCGTCGGATTATCCAAGAGAATATGACGGTGCTTGCCTTCAGATGAGACTGTCGTACAGTCCCTGTGCTCATATTTTTCTGTTTCTTGTTCAGTGGTCTGACTGTCACCTTGCTGGTGCTCTTGGATTGCTTAGGATCCTTATCTATAAG GCTTATGAGGGTGGTAAGACTAGCATGTATATTTGTGAGAGAAAAGCTAGTATTAAACAGTTCTATG GTGTGATATTTCCGTCATTGTTGCAACTTGAAAGGGGAATTACTGACATTGAAGATAGGAAACAGCGAGAAATCTGCGAAACGAAATACAGAAGAGGAGATGAGATGAACAAAGGTAAGCTGTCTGAGATCGAAATAGAGAGGGAGGAAGAATGTGGTATCTGCATGGAGATGGATACGAAAGTTGTTTTGCCGTCCTGCAATCATTCTTTATGCATGAAGTGCTATAGAAACTG GCATGCCCGATCTCAGTCATGCCCTTTCTGTCGAGATAGTCTCAAGAGGGTGGATTCTGGAGAGCTTTGGATCTACACCAACATTTGTGATATCAAAGACTTGTCCGCAATAACAAGGGAAAATATGAAGAGGCTTCTCATGTACATCGAAAAATTGCCCGTTGTCTATCCAGATCCAACAATTGTCTCTTATCATCCTCATTATTGA
- the LOC107811429 gene encoding sulfoquinovosyl transferase SQD2 — protein sequence MSPSSLLINPIFSSSSSPPTTSCFISAPTAFHDFSCFCTSRTKPINLICTKVNFLQPKIRERHLKKRPLIAASNSNMTIREEEEEGPPPLLESEISSKPRRIAIFVEPSPFAYVSGYKNRFQNFIRYLREMGDEVMVVTTHEGVPQEFYGAKLIGSLSFPCPWYQKVPLSLALSPRIISEVKRFKPDIIHASSPGIMVFGALIIAKLLCVPIVMSYHTHVPVYIPRYTFSWLVQPMWMVLKFLHRAADLTLVPSAAIAKDLKAYRVTAANKIRLWNKGVDSESFHPRYRSHEMRLRLSNGEPDKPLIVHVGRLGVEKSLDFLKRVMDRLPEARIAFIGDGPYREELEKMFAGMPAVFTGMLLGEELSQAYASGDIFVMPSESETLGFVVLEAMSSGLPVVAARAGGIPDIIPDDQQGKTGFLFNPGDLDDCLSKLKPLLHDAELRGTIGQAARVEMEKYDWRAATRKIRNEQYNAAIWFWRKKRAQLLRPFQWLFKFRVQAPEVGL from the exons ATGTCCCCTTCTTCTCTCTTAATAAATCCTATTTTCTCTTCCTCTTCATCTCCTCCTACTACTTCTTGTTTTATTTCAGCTCCCACAGcttttcatgatttttcttgcttTTGTACTTCAAGAACAAAACCCATTAATCTAATATGCACTAAAGTCAATTTTTTGCAGCCCAAAATTAGAGAAAGACACTTGAAGAAAAGACCATTAATTGCAGCTAGCAATAGCAACATGACAATTagggaagaagaggaagagggacCTCCTCCTTTGCTTGAATCTGAAATTAGTTCTAAACCTAGACGTATTGCTATCTTTGTTGAGCCTTCTCCTTTTGC GTATGTATCCGGCTATAAGAACCGGTTCCAGAATTTTATTAGATATCTACGTGAAATGGGAGATGAG GTTATGGTTGTGACGACACATGAAGGAGTACCTCAAGAGTTTTATGGAGCAAAGTTGATTGGATCACTAAG TTTTCCCTGCCCTTGGTACCAAAAAGTGCCCCTGTCACTTGCTTTAAGTCCAAGAATAATTTCAGAAGTGAAACGATTCAAGCCTGATATCATACATGCATCTTCTCCTGGTATAATG GTATTTGGTGCTCTTATCATTGCAAAACTGTTATGTGTGCCGATAGTGATGTCATATCACACGCATGTGCCAGT ATACATACCTAGATATACATTTAGTTGGTTGGTGCAACCTATGTGGATGGTTTTAA AGTTTCTACATAGAGCTGCTGATCTCACACTggtaccatctgctgctattgcgAAGGATCTGAAAGCTTATAGGGTAACAGCAG CTAACAAAATACGTCTGTGGAATAAGGGTGTTGATTCTGAGAGCTTCCACCCCCGGTATCGGTCTCATGAAATGCGACTAAGACTGAG CAACGGGGAACCTGATAAACCATTGATAGTGCATGTTGGGCGACTTGGAGTTGAGAAGAGTTTGGATTTCCTCAAAAG GGTAATGGATAGACTTCCAGAAGCTCGCATAGCATTTATTGGAGATGGGCCATATAG GGAGGAATTGGAGAAAATGTTCGCTGGCATGCCTGCGGTGTTCACAGGTATGTTACTAGGGGAGGAGCTTTCTCAGGCATATGCCAGTGGAGATATTTTCGTTATGCCTTCAGAGTCTGAGACGCTTGGATTCGTCGTTTTGGAGGCGATGTCGTCAGGACTTCCCGTAGTGGCTGCCCGTGCTGGAGGAATTCCAGACATCATTCCTGATGATCAGCAGGGAAAAACAGGATTTCTGTTTAATCCTGGGGATCTTGACGACTGCTTGAGCAAATTGAAGCCACTTTTGCACGATGCTGAATTGAGAGGAACTATTGGCCAGGCTGCGCGTGTAGAAATGGAGAAGTATGATTGGAGGGCTGCCACAAGAAAAATTCGTAATGAGCAATACAATGCAGCCATTTGGTTCTGGAGGAAGAAGAGAGCACAGTTGTTGAGACCATTTCAATGGTTGTTCAAGTTTAGGGTCCAGGCACCAGAAGTCGGACTATAG
- the LOC107811428 gene encoding uncharacterized protein LOC107811428, with the protein MGNNWKAERVYATTSQGYYCPSFMGSLSFSGLESYIEETDQLALQDFKSRINEDPNQIITSWNHSFHYCNWTGITCNPSNGRVTFLHLSSRQLGGTIPPSIGNLSSLTGIHLGNNNFHGEIPQAIGRLLQLQHLNLSHNYFSGTIPTNLTYCKELLELHLQFNDMVGKIVDELSSLSKLYLLKLRMNSFTGGIPHWIGNFSSLEFLDISDNRLQGPIPQDLGRLTKLLVFHVNSNELSGTIPWSIFNISSIYYFSVTQNQLHGQIPADVGLTLPNLAVFAGAVNSFTGPIPVSLANASDLNVIDFSQNKLIGDVPTSFGKLKTLIRLNFEQNRLGRRGSYEGLKFLDSLSNCTYLNVLSFATNYFSGELPHSITNLSTLLEIFSLGNNRIHGTLPAGVSNLISLTYLGMDGNLLDGSVPEAIGKLKYLQGLDLNGNAFSGKIPLTIGNLTRLTSLNLQENRLERSIPPELGKCKSLTALNLSRNNLVGSIPKEVAGLSSLSIALSLASNSLTGSLPKELGQLINLEELDVSQNKLSGEIPNTLSNCLRLERVNIRNNLFQGTIPQSFTNVKGLGEVDFSQNNLSGKIPEFLGKLPYLRKLNLSFNEFEGEVPNEGIFANTSAISINGNSRLCGGVPKLNLPKCSKATKHLDSRAPVAIIVPVILTVLVLCSCAAYYKLRKSRKAHALDDGELSKIPRTTYREIHRATGGFSEDNLVGAGSFGSVYKAHFQGDDTIMAVKVLNLQQRGALRSFLDECKALRNIRHRNLLRIKTACSSIDHEGNDFKCLVFEFMANGNLHDWLHQEIDDQQQQRKKLSFIQRLNIAIDVASALDYLHNQCQTPIVHCDLKPSNILLDEDMSAHVCDFGLATFLLDTSSNSWSHEISAALKGSIGYIPTEYGSGGRVSTLGDVYSFGIVLLELLICRRPTDTVFNENLNIHKYVSVALPEHVMEIVDPLLLLAEEEEQNINQEQARRMKECLLLVFEIGLTCSATWPRDRMPINDVLNKLQAIKKSFLSRR; encoded by the exons ATGGGGAATAATTGGAAGGCTGAAAGAGTATATGCCACCACCTCACAAGGATATTATTGCCCCTCTTTCATGGGGTCATTGTCATTCTCAG GTTTGGAATCATATATAGAAGAAACTGATCAACTAGCATTACAAGACTTCAAAAGCAGGATAAATGAGGATCCAAACCAAATCATCACTTCTTGGAATCATTCTTTTCATTACTGCAACTGGACAGGTATAACATGTAATCCTTCCAATGGTAGAGTTACATTTCTTCATTTGAGTTCACGACAACTCGGTGGCACCATACCACCTTCCATTGGCAATCTCAGTTCCCTTACAGGCATTCATCTTGGAAACAATAACTTCCATGGTGAAATTCCTCAAGCAATCGGTCGCTTACTGCAGCTGCAACATCTCAATCTCAGTCACAATTATTTTAGTGGAACAATTCCTACTAATTTAACTTACTGCAAGGAACTTTTAGAACTTCATCTACAATTTAATGATATGGTTGGGAAAATTGTGGATGAACTCAGTTCACTGTCAAAGCTGTATTTGTTAAAACTGAGAATGAACTCTTTCACAGGAGGCATCCCACATTGGATAGGAAACTTTTCATCTTTAGAATTTCTTGACATTTCAGATAATAGACTACAAGGACCAATACCTCAGGATCTTGGCCGTCTAACGAAGTTGTTAGTATTTCATGTGAACTCAAATGAATTATCTGGTACAATCCCTTGGTCGATTTTCAATATTTCTTCCATCTACTATTTCTCTGTTACTCAAAATCAACTGCATGGACAAATTCCAGCAGATGTAGGCCTCACTCTTCCAAACCTTGCAGTGTTTGCTGGCGCTGTAAACAGCTTCACCGGACCTATTCCTGTTTCATTGGCAAATGCTTCTGACCTTAACGTGattgatttttcccaaaataaactTATTGGCGATGTGCCAACTAGTTTTGGAAAGTTGAAAACTTTGATTAGGCTCAACTTTGAGCAGAACAGACTAGGTAGGAGGGGAAGTTATGAGGGTTTGAAATTTCTTGATTCCCTAAGCAATTGTACATATCTGAATGTACTGAGTTTTGCGACCAATTACTTTAGTGGAGAATTGCCTCACTCAATCACTAATCTTTCAACGTTACTTGAGATATTCTCTCTAGGTAACAATAGGATTCATGGTACTCTTCCTGCTGGTGTAAGCAATCTTATTAGTTTGACCTATCTTGGAATGGACGGAAACCTTCTAGATGGCAGTGTTCCTGAAGCTATAGGTAAACTTAAATATCTGCAAGGTCTCGATTTGAATGGAAATGCGTTTTCAGGGAAGATACCACTCACTATTGGTAACTTGACCCGGTTAACAAGTCTAAACTTGCAAGAAAATAGACTAGAAAGAAGCATACCTCCAGAGCTGGGGAAGTGTAAGTCTTTGACGGCGCTAAACCTTAGCAGGAATAATCTTGTTGGATCCATACCGAAAGAGGTTGCAGGACTATCTTCCCTTTCAATTGCTTTATCATTGGCAAGTAATTCTTTAACTGGATCATTGCCAAAAGAACTTGGTCAGTTGATAAATCTCGAGGAATTGGATGTTTCACAGAACAAATTATCAGGTGAGATTCCAAACACTCTCAGCAATTGCCTCCGCTTAGAGCGTGTAAATATTAGAAATAATCTCTTTCAAGGAACAATTCCTCAAtcctttacaaatgtaaaaggaTTAGGTGAGGTAGATTTTTCACAGAATAACTTGTCAGGGAAAATACCAGAGTTTCTCGGAAAGCTTCCTTACCTCAGAAAACTCAACTTATCATTCAATGAATTTGAAGGTGAGGTGCCAAATGAAGGGATCTTTGCAAATACAAGCGCAATCTCGATCAATGGAAACAGTAGACTTTGTGGAGGTGTTCCCAAGTTAAATTTGCCTAAATGCTCAAAAGCTACCAAGCACCTTGATTCAAGAGCTCCGGTAGCTATTATAGTTCCTGTTATATTAACAGTTTTAGTGCTGTGTTCTTGTGCTGCTTATTACAAGCTCAGAAAATCAAGAAAAGCACACGCTTTGGATGATGGGGAATTATCAAAGATACCAAGAACTACATATCGAGAAATACATAGGGCAACAGGTGGCTTCTCTGAGGATAACTTGGTAGGTGCAGGAAGTTTTGGTTCAGTATACAAAGCGCATTTCCAAGGTGACGATACAATAATGGCAGTGAAAGTGTTGAACTTACAACAAAGAGGGGCTCTGAGGAGCTTCCTGGATGAATGCAAAGCCTTGAGAAATATAAGGCATCGTAATCTTCTCAGAATTAAAACTGCCTGTTCGAGCATTGATCACGAGGGTAATGACTTCAAATGCTTAGTTTTTGAGTTCATGGCTAACGGAAACCTACACGATTGGTTGCATCAAGAAATTGATGACCAGCAACAGCAAAGAAAGAAGCTAAGCTTTATCCAAAGACTAAACATTGCAATAGATGTTGCTTCCGCACTTGACTATCTCCACAACCAGTGCCAAACACCAATAGTTCATTGTGATCTAAAGCCAAGCAACATACTCCTCGATGAAGATATGTCTGCCCATGTTTGTGACTTTGGATTAGCAACTTTTCTCCTTGACACGTCGAGCAATTCTTGGAGTCATGAGATTTCTGCAGCACTAAAGGGTTCTATAGGTTACATCCCAACAG AGTATGGATCAGGTGGTCGAGTGTCCACACTTGGAGATGTTTACAGCTTTGGAATCGTGTTGCTAGAGTTGCTCATCTGCAGAAGACCAACTGACACGGTGTTTAACGAGAATCTAAATATTCACAAATATGTTTCAGTGGCTTTGCCTGAACATGTCATGGAAATTGTAGACCCTTTATTGCTCTTggcagaagaagaagaacaaaacattaatcaagaGCAAGCAAGAAGAATGAAAGAATGTTTACTCTTGGTTTTTGAAATAGGGCTCACATGTTCTGCAACATGGCCAAGAGATAGAATGCCAATAAATGATGTTTTGAACAAACTTCAAGCAATCAAGAAGTCCTTCCTTTCAAGAAGATGA